The following are from one region of the Amycolatopsis sp. QT-25 genome:
- a CDS encoding alkaline shock response membrane anchor protein AmaP yields the protein MTRSVSAKALGRSTGTERVLTVLIGLLGLLGGAAVLVVGAGWLGTHRATRPLVDPIALDWLSRHALAARIGALVLGVLLLWLGLWWFFRSLRPEGRPDLELDEDLVVTSSAISEAVRVDAETVEGVGRARVRAVGDKENPALRITLWLREGTDLKRVWEQLDRTVLVRARESLGVEVLPTAVRIELDTTAPQRVR from the coding sequence ATGACCCGTTCGGTCTCCGCCAAGGCACTCGGCCGGTCCACCGGCACGGAACGCGTCCTGACCGTCCTCATCGGACTCCTCGGCCTGCTCGGCGGGGCCGCGGTGCTCGTGGTCGGCGCGGGATGGCTCGGCACGCACCGCGCCACCCGGCCGCTCGTCGATCCGATCGCCCTCGACTGGCTGTCCCGGCACGCGCTCGCCGCCCGGATCGGCGCCCTCGTGCTCGGTGTCCTTCTGCTGTGGCTGGGACTGTGGTGGTTCTTCCGGTCGCTGCGCCCGGAAGGCCGTCCGGACCTCGAACTCGACGAAGATCTCGTGGTGACCTCTTCGGCCATTTCCGAGGCCGTCCGCGTCGACGCCGAGACCGTCGAGGGGGTCGGGCGCGCCCGGGTCCGCGCGGTCGGCGACAAGGAGAACCCGGCGTTGCGGATCACCCTCTGGCTACGCGAGGGCACCGACCTGAAACGGGTCTGGGAGCAGCTCGACCGCACGGTGCTGGTCCGCGCGCGGGAGTCACTCGGGGTCGAGGTCCTGCCGACCGCCGTCCGGATCGAACTCGACACGACGGCACCGCAACGGGTGCGCTGA
- a CDS encoding DUF6286 domain-containing protein produces MRLFVRLLSALIGLALAAAGVLLALEVGWGWWRPGRGPLFVPWDDWRDRLAGLSWNAPPVHYLAIAVAVVGLLLIVAAAAAGRRAIRLTDPATEVSVTTSPRSLARLVGVTVRAQENVAGAKVTTTAKKIRVRATSRLETEGELRPRLLKTVSGLLEDVPLVRRPKVSVVVDSPKDRR; encoded by the coding sequence CCGCCGCCGGGGTCCTGCTGGCGCTTGAGGTCGGCTGGGGCTGGTGGCGGCCGGGGCGTGGGCCGCTGTTCGTCCCGTGGGACGACTGGCGTGACAGGCTCGCGGGACTGTCCTGGAACGCTCCCCCGGTCCACTACCTCGCGATCGCCGTCGCGGTCGTGGGGCTGCTGCTGATCGTGGCCGCGGCCGCGGCCGGGCGGCGCGCCATCCGGCTGACCGATCCGGCGACCGAGGTCAGCGTGACCACCTCGCCGCGTTCGCTGGCGCGGCTGGTGGGCGTGACCGTGCGCGCGCAGGAAAACGTCGCGGGCGCGAAGGTCACCACCACCGCCAAGAAGATCCGTGTCCGCGCGACGAGCAGGCTGGAAACCGAAGGCGAGCTGCGACCGCGGCTGCTGAAGACGGTCTCCGGTCTGCTCGAAGACGTCCCGCTGGTGCGGCGGCCGAAGGTGTCGGTCGTCGTCGACTCCCCGAAGGACCGCCGATGA